A stretch of the Comamonas testosteroni TK102 genome encodes the following:
- a CDS encoding Bug family tripartite tricarboxylate transporter substrate binding protein, which translates to MKQERHRRNICIAIAATLGSCLTSAAPAVESNWPTKPLKLVVGYAAGGATDVVARLVANRMGMELGQSIIVDNRTGANSNVGAEIVARAPADGYSLYVYTIANTINASLYNKLGYDPVKDFEPVGLIAKIPNLLVVNPGLPIHSVQDYVRFAKNSSDGLTFASSGSGSSIHLSGEMFKMKTGLNMLHVPYRGSAPAVSDLLGGQVQSMFDNSPSSMPHVKAGKLRALAITSKERSPLLPDVPTLAESGFPGFEVQSWFGISAPAGTPEAVIKRLNTALNQALKDPGIKQRLAELVATTAPGTPDDMRKFVAGELKSWSEVVKASGAKTN; encoded by the coding sequence ATGAAGCAGGAAAGGCATCGCAGAAACATCTGCATCGCCATCGCCGCAACGCTAGGTTCATGCCTGACATCAGCGGCACCGGCCGTGGAAAGCAACTGGCCCACCAAGCCCCTCAAGCTCGTCGTCGGCTATGCGGCCGGCGGCGCCACAGATGTCGTTGCGCGCCTCGTGGCCAACCGGATGGGCATGGAGCTGGGGCAGTCCATCATCGTGGACAACCGTACCGGCGCCAACAGCAATGTGGGCGCAGAAATCGTCGCCCGCGCTCCTGCCGACGGGTACAGCCTGTACGTCTACACGATCGCCAACACCATCAATGCATCGCTGTACAACAAGCTCGGCTACGACCCCGTCAAGGACTTCGAGCCCGTTGGCCTGATCGCCAAGATTCCCAATCTGCTGGTGGTCAATCCGGGCCTTCCGATCCACTCGGTGCAGGACTACGTCAGGTTCGCGAAGAATTCCAGCGACGGCCTGACATTCGCCTCCTCGGGCAGTGGCTCCTCCATCCATCTCTCCGGCGAGATGTTCAAGATGAAGACCGGGCTGAACATGCTGCATGTACCCTACCGGGGCAGTGCGCCAGCCGTCTCCGACCTGCTTGGCGGGCAGGTGCAGTCCATGTTCGACAACTCGCCCTCGTCCATGCCGCATGTGAAGGCAGGAAAGCTGCGCGCACTGGCCATCACCAGCAAGGAGCGCTCCCCCCTGCTGCCCGATGTGCCGACCTTGGCCGAATCCGGCTTCCCCGGCTTCGAAGTGCAGTCCTGGTTTGGCATTTCAGCTCCAGCTGGCACGCCGGAAGCCGTCATCAAGCGCCTGAACACTGCACTCAACCAGGCACTGAAAGACCCCGGCATCAAGCAAAGACTTGCTGAACTGGTCGCGACCACGGCACCAGGAACGCCCGACGACATGCGCAAATTCGTCGCCGGCGAACTCAAGAGCTGGAGCGAGGTCGTGAAGGCATCGGGCGCCAAGACGAACTGA
- a CDS encoding Bug family tripartite tricarboxylate transporter substrate binding protein, protein MNFNRREWLQAAGAGSAGALLSGLGLPALAQAPLENLNIITGFAAGGTSDAICRRVGTKLAAYAKSVVVENRTGAGGQIAINYVRGRPADGSVMLQTPTSMLTIYPHIYKKLGYDPVADLTPVTVGCIFDFGFAVGPMVPASVTTVSEFFAWAKTHPDGASFGSPAAGSTPHFVGALLGQQAGVDFKHVGYRGSQPALLDMMGGSIAAVSCPVGDAMQHAASGKMRLLGVSGSKRNRFMPKVPTYTEQGYKNMAHSEWFGFFLPAKAKPDQVERLNAQMRQALASRDVVDSLAVFGLEAMSSSPAELAALIKEDLAKWAPIVKQVGFTAEA, encoded by the coding sequence ATGAACTTCAACCGCCGTGAATGGCTGCAGGCCGCTGGCGCCGGCAGCGCGGGAGCGCTGCTTTCGGGCCTGGGCCTGCCGGCACTGGCCCAGGCGCCGCTCGAGAATCTGAACATCATCACCGGCTTCGCGGCCGGTGGTACCTCGGACGCCATCTGCCGCCGAGTGGGCACCAAGCTCGCCGCCTATGCCAAGAGCGTGGTGGTGGAGAACCGCACGGGCGCGGGCGGGCAGATCGCCATCAACTACGTCAGGGGCCGCCCGGCCGATGGCTCGGTGATGCTGCAGACGCCCACCTCCATGCTCACCATCTACCCGCACATCTACAAGAAGCTGGGCTACGACCCCGTGGCCGATCTCACGCCCGTGACCGTGGGCTGCATCTTCGACTTCGGCTTTGCCGTCGGCCCCATGGTGCCGGCCAGCGTGACCACCGTGTCCGAGTTCTTTGCCTGGGCCAAGACCCATCCCGACGGTGCCAGCTTCGGTTCGCCCGCCGCGGGCTCCACGCCGCACTTCGTCGGCGCCCTGCTGGGCCAGCAGGCGGGCGTCGACTTCAAGCACGTGGGCTATCGCGGCTCGCAGCCTGCGCTCTTGGACATGATGGGCGGCAGCATCGCCGCGGTGAGCTGCCCCGTGGGCGATGCCATGCAGCACGCGGCCAGCGGCAAGATGCGCCTGCTGGGCGTGAGCGGCTCCAAGCGCAACCGCTTCATGCCCAAGGTGCCTACCTATACCGAGCAGGGCTACAAGAACATGGCCCACAGCGAGTGGTTCGGCTTCTTCCTGCCGGCCAAGGCCAAGCCCGATCAGGTGGAGCGGCTCAACGCACAGATGCGTCAGGCCCTGGCCAGTCGCGATGTGGTTGACAGCCTGGCTGTGTTCGGCCTGGAAGCCATGTCGTCCTCGCCCGCCGAGCTGGCGGCGCTGATCAAGGAAGACCTGGCCAAGTGGGCGCCCATCGTCAAGCAGGTGGGCTTCACCGCCGAAGCCTGA
- a CDS encoding SDR family NAD(P)-dependent oxidoreductase, with the protein MSCTTPDVAPPLRALLDLTGRTVAVAGGGSIAAGWSIGRASCITYARQGATVCVIDRDLDSAKETVRLIEAEGGSAFAYQADMAREEDIFSAFRDMAARHQAIDVLHHNVGIGKTGGPLETSAEDLDRIHSVNVKSLMLSCQAVLPAMVQRGCGTIISIASVAGLRYLGYPHLAYCTTKAAVIQMTRMIAQQYAPHGIRANTVVPGLIDTPRVSANVAHMFSDSLDEAKAARARQVPLQRMGTAWEVANVCAFLASDAASYITGTEIVADGGLTGKYV; encoded by the coding sequence ATGTCCTGCACAACTCCCGATGTCGCACCGCCTTTGCGCGCACTGCTTGATCTGACCGGCCGAACGGTCGCCGTCGCCGGTGGCGGCTCCATCGCTGCGGGCTGGAGCATCGGCCGCGCCTCGTGCATCACCTATGCACGACAGGGAGCGACGGTATGTGTGATCGACCGCGATCTTGACTCTGCCAAGGAGACCGTGCGCCTGATCGAGGCCGAAGGTGGCAGCGCCTTTGCCTATCAGGCCGACATGGCGCGCGAAGAGGACATCTTCTCGGCCTTCAGAGACATGGCTGCCAGGCACCAGGCCATCGACGTGCTCCATCACAACGTGGGCATAGGCAAGACGGGCGGACCGCTGGAAACCAGCGCAGAGGACCTGGACCGCATTCACAGCGTGAACGTGAAAAGCCTCATGCTGAGCTGCCAGGCCGTGCTGCCGGCGATGGTGCAGCGCGGCTGCGGCACGATCATCTCGATCGCATCGGTTGCGGGACTGCGCTATCTCGGCTATCCGCATCTGGCCTATTGCACGACCAAGGCCGCCGTGATCCAGATGACGCGCATGATTGCGCAGCAATATGCGCCGCACGGAATTCGGGCCAATACGGTCGTGCCTGGCCTGATCGATACGCCGCGCGTGAGCGCCAATGTCGCACATATGTTCTCCGACAGCCTCGACGAGGCCAAGGCTGCGCGGGCGCGGCAGGTGCCGCTGCAACGCATGGGGACTGCGTGGGAGGTGGCGAACGTCTGCGCCTTCCTGGCTTCGGATGCCGCCAGCTACATCACGGGCACGGAAATCGTCGCCGACGGCGGCTTGACCGGAAAGTACGTCTGA
- a CDS encoding citryl-CoA lyase produces the protein MNPRNKPPTTSLCTHTLTSLTYGDADLVHDLMGKKTFTEVMLMQILGRSPRPVDLRITDVVLIVLMEHGLTPSAIATRVVYMSAPENLQGAVSAGLLAVGSSFVGTMENCSGLLDRIIAASSPMEEARSIASHHQSQKSPVPGFGHHLHKPVDPRAYKLLEMGREEADLKGDRIRALEMLSKAVDESAGRAITINATGAVAALLGEIGVPTRIMRGFAVISRAAGLVAHIAEEQQNPSGRFIWETVENAIAYTSPAAAGEQ, from the coding sequence ATGAACCCAAGGAATAAGCCCCCCACCACCAGCCTGTGCACGCATACGCTCACCAGCCTGACTTACGGCGATGCCGATCTCGTGCACGACCTCATGGGCAAGAAGACCTTCACGGAGGTGATGCTCATGCAGATCCTCGGACGCAGCCCACGCCCCGTGGACCTGCGCATCACCGATGTGGTGCTGATCGTGCTGATGGAGCATGGCCTCACCCCCAGCGCCATTGCCACCCGCGTCGTCTACATGAGCGCACCCGAGAATCTGCAGGGAGCCGTTTCTGCGGGCCTGCTGGCCGTGGGCAGCTCGTTTGTCGGCACCATGGAGAACTGCTCGGGACTGCTCGACCGCATCATCGCGGCCTCCAGTCCCATGGAGGAAGCCCGCAGCATCGCCAGTCACCATCAGTCGCAGAAATCACCCGTCCCCGGATTCGGGCACCACCTTCACAAGCCGGTCGACCCCCGCGCCTACAAGCTGCTGGAGATGGGACGCGAGGAGGCGGATCTGAAAGGTGACAGGATTCGCGCCCTGGAAATGCTGTCGAAGGCCGTGGACGAAAGTGCCGGCCGCGCGATCACCATCAATGCCACGGGTGCCGTGGCTGCCCTGCTGGGGGAGATCGGTGTGCCCACCCGCATCATGCGCGGGTTTGCCGTGATCTCGCGCGCGGCAGGACTGGTTGCACATATCGCCGAAGAGCAACAGAACCCTTCGGGCCGATTCATCTGGGAAACCGTCGAGAACGCCATTGCGTACACTAGCCCCGCTGCGGCAGGGGAGCAGTGA
- a CDS encoding plasmid replication/partition related protein, with translation MELKIDEGLKAYIDPLTPDEHESLERSILAEGCRDSLVVWGDLLIDGHNRYGICRKHGLPYNTVQATQFKNMDDVHLWMIDQHLGRRSVSDFQRGVLALRKREIIAERRAAAAAAVNAAKAAQPASEEAPWEGDTDPVVAQALASVAKVPDEALDAREALARAARLSAGQVKMIETIQEKAAPEVVAAVKAGELSLNAAAVVATLPEEEQQAVAAEGADALKQAAKRVRDAKKKPKAAKPEAEESAEAAPAASPEELQARVTELEAENERLRLQVKTLQDLLAEQG, from the coding sequence ATGGAACTGAAGATTGACGAAGGCCTGAAGGCCTATATCGACCCTCTGACCCCGGACGAGCACGAATCGCTGGAGCGCAGCATCCTCGCCGAAGGCTGCCGCGACTCCCTGGTGGTCTGGGGCGATCTGCTCATCGACGGCCACAACCGCTACGGCATCTGCCGCAAGCACGGCCTGCCCTACAACACCGTGCAGGCCACGCAGTTCAAGAACATGGACGACGTGCATCTGTGGATGATCGACCAGCATCTGGGCCGCCGCTCGGTCTCCGACTTCCAGCGCGGTGTGCTGGCGCTGCGCAAGCGCGAGATCATTGCCGAGCGACGCGCTGCAGCAGCCGCTGCCGTGAACGCCGCCAAGGCCGCACAGCCGGCCAGCGAGGAAGCCCCCTGGGAAGGCGATACCGACCCCGTGGTGGCCCAGGCCCTGGCCAGCGTGGCCAAGGTGCCCGACGAAGCACTGGACGCGCGTGAAGCCCTGGCCCGCGCCGCCCGCCTGTCGGCCGGTCAGGTCAAGATGATCGAGACCATCCAGGAAAAGGCCGCACCCGAAGTCGTGGCAGCGGTCAAGGCCGGCGAACTCTCGCTCAATGCCGCAGCCGTGGTCGCCACCCTGCCCGAGGAAGAGCAGCAAGCCGTGGCCGCCGAAGGCGCCGATGCGCTCAAGCAGGCCGCCAAGCGCGTGCGTGACGCCAAGAAAAAGCCCAAGGCCGCCAAGCCCGAAGCCGAAGAATCGGCAGAAGCCGCGCCAGCCGCCAGCCCCGAAGAGTTGCAGGCCCGCGTCACCGAGCTGGAGGCCGAGAACGAGCGCCTGCGCCTGCAGGTCAAGACCTTGCAGGACCTGCTGGCCGAACAGGGTTAA
- the yegQ gene encoding tRNA 5-hydroxyuridine modification protein YegQ, with product MRDNSAIMTLKAPELLLPAGSLDKMRAAYDFGADAVYAGQPRYSLRARNNEFRLEQIGQGIAEAHARGKKFFLTSNLIAHNDKVRTYLRDIEPIIAMKPDAMIMADPGLIMMVKEKWPEQEIHLSVQANTTNHATVKFWQKMGVSRIILSRELSLDEIEKIRQECPDMELEVFVHGALCIAYSGRCLLSGYFNRRDPNQGTCTNACRWDYKTHDAAVDPNTGEALGQTMENGFNFEEAKNDLDNQFTSTCGDQQRHPKADAIYLLEEKGRPGEMMPIMEDEHGTYIMNSKDLRAVEHVERLTRIGVDSLKIEGRTKSLYYVARTAQTYRRAIDDAVAGRPFNPHLITELEGLANRGYTGGLLERRPANDYQNYETGHSVLQRSHFVGAVRGYADGMAEIETMNRFAVGDTIEVIHPQGNRQVLLEKMFNLEGQPVEVAQGNPVRVRIPLEGPVEGALISRLL from the coding sequence ATGCGGGACAATAGCGCCATCATGACCCTCAAAGCCCCCGAACTGCTGCTGCCTGCCGGCTCGCTCGACAAGATGCGCGCCGCCTACGACTTTGGTGCCGACGCCGTCTACGCCGGCCAGCCGCGCTACAGCTTGCGCGCGCGCAACAACGAATTCCGCCTGGAGCAGATCGGCCAGGGCATTGCCGAGGCGCATGCACGCGGCAAGAAGTTCTTCCTGACCAGCAATCTGATTGCGCACAACGACAAGGTCCGCACCTATCTGCGCGACATCGAGCCCATCATCGCCATGAAGCCCGACGCCATGATCATGGCCGACCCCGGGCTCATCATGATGGTCAAGGAAAAGTGGCCCGAGCAGGAAATCCACCTGTCCGTGCAGGCCAACACCACCAACCACGCCACCGTGAAGTTCTGGCAGAAGATGGGCGTCTCGCGCATCATCCTGTCGCGCGAGCTCAGCCTGGACGAGATCGAGAAGATCCGCCAGGAATGCCCCGACATGGAGCTGGAAGTGTTTGTGCACGGCGCCCTGTGCATCGCCTACTCGGGCCGCTGCCTGCTGTCGGGCTACTTCAACCGCCGCGACCCCAACCAGGGCACCTGCACCAACGCCTGCCGCTGGGACTACAAGACGCATGACGCGGCCGTGGACCCCAACACCGGCGAGGCGCTGGGCCAGACCATGGAAAATGGCTTCAACTTCGAAGAAGCCAAGAACGATCTGGACAACCAGTTCACCAGTACCTGCGGCGACCAGCAGCGCCATCCCAAGGCCGATGCCATCTATCTGCTCGAGGAAAAAGGCCGCCCCGGCGAGATGATGCCCATCATGGAAGATGAGCATGGCACCTACATCATGAACTCCAAGGACCTGCGCGCCGTGGAGCATGTGGAGCGCCTGACCAGGATCGGCGTGGACTCGCTCAAGATCGAAGGCCGCACCAAGAGCCTGTACTACGTGGCCCGCACCGCCCAGACCTACCGCCGCGCCATCGACGACGCCGTGGCCGGTCGCCCGTTCAACCCGCATCTGATCACCGAACTCGAAGGCCTGGCCAACCGCGGCTATACCGGCGGCCTGCTGGAGCGCCGCCCTGCCAACGACTACCAGAACTACGAAACCGGCCACAGCGTGCTGCAGCGCAGCCACTTCGTGGGCGCGGTGCGCGGTTATGCCGACGGCATGGCCGAGATTGAAACCATGAACCGTTTCGCCGTGGGCGACACCATCGAAGTGATTCACCCCCAGGGCAACCGGCAGGTTTTGCTGGAGAAGATGTTCAACCTCGAAGGCCAGCCCGTGGAAGTCGCACAAGGCAACCCCGTGCGCGTGCGCATTCCGCTGGAAGGCCCTGTGGAAGGTGCGCTGATTTCGCGACTGCTGTAA
- a CDS encoding IclR family transcriptional regulator, with translation MNENVCLPDEITRRKPSAGEESKTLSRGLAVMDAVLAGPQEGMRVAELCRQTGLERATIYRLLAALQEARYVALVSRYRYGPGERWRALVPSSRQREDLAQRLAPVLAAISEGCGDAAFAVVRDGGLSHCIARHVGSYPIQILVIQVGTRQPLGVGAAGLALLSALADREVEAVLDVNAPALALYGGMTLQRLRLLVQATRERGWSLVGNHATQNVLAVGMPVCDASGDVLAGISVAAAENRMPRERQRRVVQLMRKSLRAHGFDAF, from the coding sequence ATGAATGAAAACGTCTGCCTGCCGGACGAAATCACTAGGCGAAAACCCTCTGCAGGAGAGGAGAGCAAGACCTTGAGCCGTGGTCTGGCGGTGATGGATGCCGTGCTTGCTGGGCCGCAGGAGGGAATGCGCGTGGCCGAGCTGTGTCGCCAGACCGGTCTCGAGCGGGCCACCATCTATCGCCTGCTGGCGGCATTGCAGGAGGCGCGCTATGTGGCGCTGGTCTCACGTTATCGCTACGGGCCCGGCGAGCGCTGGAGGGCGCTGGTGCCCAGCAGCAGGCAACGCGAGGATCTGGCGCAGCGGCTTGCGCCGGTGCTGGCCGCCATCAGCGAAGGGTGTGGGGATGCCGCATTTGCCGTGGTGCGCGACGGTGGTCTGTCCCACTGCATTGCGCGGCATGTGGGCAGCTATCCCATCCAGATTCTGGTGATACAGGTGGGCACGCGCCAGCCCCTGGGAGTCGGTGCCGCCGGGCTGGCGCTGCTCTCGGCACTGGCAGACCGCGAAGTGGAAGCGGTGCTCGACGTCAACGCCCCGGCGCTCGCCTTGTACGGCGGCATGACCCTGCAGCGCCTGAGGCTGCTGGTGCAGGCCACGCGGGAGCGGGGCTGGTCACTGGTGGGCAACCATGCGACCCAGAATGTGCTGGCGGTAGGCATGCCGGTCTGCGATGCCAGCGGCGATGTGCTTGCAGGGATCAGCGTGGCCGCCGCCGAAAACCGCATGCCGCGCGAACGCCAGCGCCGGGTCGTGCAGCTCATGCGCAAAAGCCTGCGCGCCCATGGTTTCGACGCGTTCTGA
- a CDS encoding LysR substrate-binding domain-containing protein, translating to MRFDLTDLQLFVHILDSGTLTAAAQRSHLTLASASERVRGMEALLGTALLIRQARGVQPTAAGHTLGQHARQVLSQMQLLRGAMGEFGAGLAGQIRLRGNTSAVREHLPLAVSRFLRQHPQIALELQECPSSEVLAGLRQGLCDIGVAAWDAEDSSALAGLHCQPWRADPLAAALPLSHALAGRPQLKLAELLHENWVGLPRDSALQQLLQKQALRINDRLLRIQVQLQHFEGLCQLVGQGVGIAVLPLAAVQRHAAATGVVAVPLSDAWAQRQLLLCTPAATASLSLPARQLHAQLLQTT from the coding sequence ATGCGCTTTGACCTGACCGACCTCCAGCTGTTTGTGCACATCCTCGACAGCGGCACGCTGACGGCAGCGGCACAGCGCAGCCATCTCACGCTGGCCTCGGCCAGCGAGCGCGTGCGCGGCATGGAGGCGCTGCTGGGCACGGCGCTGCTCATTCGCCAGGCTCGCGGCGTGCAGCCCACGGCTGCGGGTCACACCCTGGGCCAGCATGCGCGCCAGGTGCTCAGCCAGATGCAGCTCCTGCGCGGAGCCATGGGCGAATTCGGCGCCGGCCTGGCCGGGCAGATCCGGCTGCGCGGCAATACCTCGGCCGTGCGCGAGCATCTGCCGCTGGCCGTCAGCCGCTTTCTGCGACAGCACCCGCAGATTGCGCTGGAGCTGCAGGAATGTCCCAGCAGCGAAGTGCTGGCCGGACTGCGCCAGGGCCTGTGCGATATCGGCGTGGCTGCCTGGGATGCCGAAGACAGCAGCGCCCTGGCAGGCCTGCACTGCCAGCCCTGGAGGGCGGACCCGCTGGCCGCCGCATTGCCGCTGAGCCACGCGCTGGCCGGACGCCCGCAACTGAAACTGGCCGAGCTGCTGCACGAGAACTGGGTCGGCCTGCCACGCGACTCCGCCTTGCAGCAGCTGCTGCAGAAACAGGCCTTGCGGATCAATGACCGGCTGCTGCGCATCCAGGTCCAGCTGCAGCATTTCGAGGGACTGTGCCAGCTCGTGGGCCAGGGCGTCGGCATTGCCGTGCTGCCGCTGGCCGCCGTGCAGCGCCACGCCGCCGCCACCGGCGTGGTGGCCGTGCCGCTGTCCGACGCCTGGGCGCAGCGCCAGCTGCTGCTGTGCACGCCCGCCGCGACGGCCTCCCTGTCATTGCCTGCGCGGCAGCTGCACGCGCAACTGCTACAGACCACGTAG
- the ilvD gene encoding dihydroxy-acid dehydratase — protein MNDSRSTDPQAAVSGHAEPSDSSVSSSAPGLRSAIVHRGTLRASARSFLHALGQDDEEIARPHVGVFHTGGEMSPCNMNLRDQAQHAKTGIYAGGGMPHECPVVSVSDGLTMAHSGMRFSLISRELIADSVEASVRGHQWDGIFAVGACDKNLPGLMMAMVRCNVPSVFVHGGSALPGQMPGSVSGRALNVVDTYETIGKVLAGTSTMQELDTVTRSCLPSAGACAGQFTANTMGMVSEALGLAPIGSSMVPAVFSERAPLMRRAGRQLMEMVWASARGEAVLPRDIVTRKALENACAVVCATGGSTNAALHLPAIAHEAGIRFHLDDVAEIFARTPLIADLKPGGRFLARDVYYIGGAAVILRTLLEQGLLHGDALTFTGRTLAEEVADAAEPDGEVVRKAGNPISADGGLTVLKGNLCPDGALLKTAGLKTLVHRGPARVFDSEEQAQDAVQAMAYRSGDVLVIRNEGPKGSPGMREMLGITALLYGQGMGDKVALLTDGRFSGATRGLCIGYAGPEAADGGPIAALQDGDIIAIDARAGARSITVELEPAVIAARLEAARASRAQKRPLGGLLEKYALTVRPAHQGAVTHSGAVTWLRDSK, from the coding sequence ATGAACGATTCCCGCTCCACCGATCCCCAGGCCGCTGTCAGCGGCCACGCTGAACCCTCCGACTCCTCTGTGTCATCCTCCGCCCCGGGCCTGCGCTCGGCCATCGTGCACCGCGGCACCTTGCGCGCCAGCGCGCGCAGCTTTCTGCATGCGCTGGGCCAGGACGATGAGGAGATTGCACGCCCGCATGTGGGCGTGTTCCATACGGGCGGGGAGATGAGCCCCTGCAATATGAATCTCCGCGACCAGGCCCAGCATGCCAAGACCGGCATCTACGCGGGAGGCGGCATGCCGCACGAGTGCCCCGTGGTCTCGGTCAGCGACGGCCTGACCATGGCGCATTCGGGCATGCGCTTTTCGCTGATCTCGCGCGAGCTCATCGCCGACAGCGTGGAGGCCTCGGTGCGCGGCCACCAGTGGGACGGTATCTTTGCCGTGGGTGCCTGCGACAAGAACCTGCCGGGCCTGATGATGGCCATGGTGCGCTGCAATGTGCCCAGCGTCTTCGTGCATGGCGGCTCGGCCCTGCCCGGGCAGATGCCGGGCAGCGTATCGGGGCGCGCCCTTAACGTGGTCGACACCTACGAGACCATAGGCAAGGTGCTGGCCGGCACCTCCACCATGCAGGAGCTGGACACCGTCACGCGCTCCTGCCTGCCCTCGGCCGGGGCCTGTGCCGGGCAGTTCACGGCCAACACCATGGGCATGGTCAGCGAGGCCCTGGGCCTGGCGCCCATAGGCTCCAGCATGGTGCCGGCCGTGTTCAGCGAACGCGCGCCGCTGATGCGCCGCGCGGGCCGTCAGCTCATGGAAATGGTGTGGGCCAGCGCCAGGGGAGAGGCCGTGCTGCCGCGCGACATCGTCACGCGCAAGGCCCTGGAAAATGCCTGTGCCGTGGTCTGCGCCACGGGTGGCTCCACGAATGCGGCCCTGCACCTGCCGGCGATCGCGCACGAGGCCGGCATACGCTTTCACCTCGACGACGTGGCCGAGATCTTTGCGCGCACGCCGCTGATCGCAGACCTCAAGCCCGGCGGCCGCTTCCTGGCACGTGATGTCTACTACATCGGCGGTGCGGCTGTCATCCTGCGCACCCTGCTGGAGCAGGGCCTGCTGCATGGCGATGCACTCACCTTCACGGGCCGCACGCTGGCCGAGGAGGTGGCCGATGCTGCCGAGCCCGACGGCGAAGTGGTGCGCAAGGCCGGCAACCCGATCTCGGCCGACGGTGGGCTCACGGTGCTCAAGGGCAATCTGTGCCCTGACGGTGCCCTGCTCAAGACGGCGGGGCTCAAGACCCTGGTGCACCGCGGTCCGGCCCGCGTCTTCGACTCCGAGGAACAGGCGCAGGACGCCGTGCAGGCCATGGCCTACCGGAGCGGCGATGTGCTGGTGATACGCAACGAAGGCCCCAAGGGCAGCCCCGGCATGCGCGAGATGCTGGGCATCACTGCCTTGCTCTATGGCCAGGGCATGGGCGACAAGGTGGCACTGCTCACCGACGGGCGCTTCTCGGGCGCCACGCGCGGCCTGTGCATAGGCTACGCGGGGCCGGAGGCCGCTGACGGTGGTCCGATTGCCGCACTGCAGGACGGCGACATCATCGCCATCGATGCGAGGGCCGGCGCGCGCAGCATCACGGTGGAGCTGGAGCCCGCCGTCATTGCCGCGCGGCTGGAAGCCGCCCGGGCCAGCCGTGCGCAGAAGCGCCCCCTGGGCGGGCTGCTGGAGAAATACGCGCTGACCGTGCGTCCCGCCCACCAGGGCGCGGTCACGCATTCGGGGGCGGTGACCTGGCTGCGCGACAGCAAGTGA